A single genomic interval of Primulina huaijiensis isolate GDHJ02 chromosome 7, ASM1229523v2, whole genome shotgun sequence harbors:
- the LOC140980837 gene encoding uncharacterized protein — protein sequence MISGGSTDGDSNRARKARSRRECLEVDGRKRDEPVISFGPEDLRGVSLPHNDALVIQARVANYDVLRVFVDNGSSGNVIFKEALGEIILPLTLGTGDLRKTVMTVFTVIDAPSSYNIILGRPAMNEMRAVASTYHQKIKFPVRGHVGEVKGDQPSSRKCYGETVRVDQKKARNAGKEKEYQEGANEGEVHFVAEEEQEVVEVEPGKHIRVARDICPSTRELTGISSQVAEHKLNILPGSRPVKQKKWHFGPEKDKVIEEQGYHQIPLALEDQDKASFITSGGTFCYVVMPFGLKNAGATYQRLMNLVFYNQISRNIEVLRKVQKFGWDDRCEQAFHDLKRHLAELPILAKPESGENLWVYLSATEFAVSSVLVKEEWADQKPIYYVSHALRGAELKYSELEKIALALVIIARKLRPYFLSHPIVVLTKSPLGRIMTHAEVSGRMVKWTVELGEYDIEYKPRAAIKAQALTDFLIEMIQPVEKVVWRVFVDGASNLSGCGVGGVLIAPSEEKIKLALRIDSRVTNNEAEYEAVLAGLQAVQEVGAARVIIYSDSQLITQQIKGMYEAKNEKMLKYLGLITAQAASLTDWSIEQIPREKNAEADTLAKLAASMSDISTREVLCFTQLLLSIDEKIPSIQKSSWMIPIIEYIIHEKLPENRAQAAKIRKQAPTFVFLNNVLYRRSYQGPLLKCLSEDEVAYVLREIHEGCCGEHLGGTALSRKAILAGFWWPRMN from the exons atgatttcgGGAGGATCCACCGATGGCGATTCTAACCGGGCTCGGAAAGCCAGGAGCAGGAGGGAATGCTTGGAGGTCGATGGGAGGAAGAGAGATGAGCCAGTCATAAGCTTTGGACCAGAGGACCTCAGAGGAGTTAGTTTACCCCACAATGACGCGCTTGTTATTCAGGCCCGAGTGGCTAACTATGATGTGTTGAGGGTATTTGTTGATAATGGCAGCTCCGGTAATGTTATATTTAAGGAAGCCCTG GGGGAAATCATTCTACCCCTGACCCTGGGCACTGGAGATCTAAGGAAGACTGTGATGACTGTTTTTACAGTAATTGATGCCCCATCCTCGTACAACATCATATTAGGAAGGCCAGCCATGAATGAGATGAGAGCCGTGGCTTCTACTTATCATCAGAAAATCAAATTTCCAGTACGAGGACATGTTGGGGAAGTCAAGGGGGACCAACCCTCTTCTCGGAAATGTTATGGGGAGACGGTCCGAGTAGATCAAAAGAAGGCAAGGAACGCAGGGAAGGAGAAAGAGTATCAAGAAGGGGCCAATGAGGGGGAAGTGCATTTTGTTGCAGAAGAGGAGCAAGAAGTGGTGGAAGTTGAACCTGGAAAACATATCCGGGTGGCCCGAGACATATGCCCGTCTACCCGg GAACTGACCGGGATCTCGTCCCAAGTGGCCGAGCATAAATTGAATATCCTCCCGGGATCCCGACCCGTAAAGCAAAAGAAGTGGCATTTTGGCCCTGAAAAAGATAaagtgattgaagagcaa GGGTATCATCAAATCCCCTTAGCtctggaagatcaagataaagccAGTTTCATCACCTCTGGGGGCACCTTCTGCTAtgttgtcatgccttttggtttgaaGAATGCAGGGGCCACGTACCAACGCTTAATGAATCTAGTCTTCTACAATCAAATCAGTCGAAATATTGAg GTCTTAAGAAAAGTACAAAAATTTGGCTGGGACGATAGATGTGAACAAGCTTTTCATGACTTGAAAAGACACCTTGCTGAATTGCCTATTTTGGCCAAGCCCGAGTCTGGAGAAAATTTGTGGGTCTATCTCTCCGCTACTGAGTTCGCTGTTAGTTCTGTACTTGTCAAGGAAGAATGGGCTGATCAGAAACCAATATATTATGTCAGTCACGCCCTTCGAGGAGCGGAATTAAAATATAGTGAGTTGGAAAAAATAGCATTGGCCCTGGTAATAATCGCTCGGAAGCTGAGGCCTTATTTTCTATCGCATCCCATCGTGGTCCTCACCAAGTCTCCACTCGGAAGGATCATGACTCACGCCGAAGTTTCTGGAAGAATGGTTAAATGGACTGTGGAGCTTGGGGAGTATGACATTGAGTACAAACCCCGAGCTGCTATAAAAGCTCAAGCATTAACAGATTTCTTAATTGAAATGATTCAACCGGTGGAAAAAGTGGTATGGAGAGTGTTTGTTGATGGTGCCTCAAATTTATCAGGATGCGGAGTCGGGGGGGTCCTAATTGCCCCATCAGAAGAGAAAATCAAGCTGGCTTTAAGGATTGATTCCAGGGTCACCAATAACGAAGCAGAGTATGAGGCTGTCTTGGCAGGGTTGCAGGCTGTTCAGGAAGTAGGTGCTGCTCGGGTCATTATTTATTCTGACTCCCAGTTGATTACACAGCAGATCAAAGGGATGTACGAGGCCAAGAATGAAAAAATGCTCAAATATTTGGGGCTCATCACTGCCCAGGCAGCATCTCTAACCGACTGGAGTATCGAGCAAATTCCCCGGGAGAAAAATGCAGAAGCTGATACCTTAGCTAAATTGGCTGCTTCTATGTCAGATATAAGTACCCGGGAGGTTCTCTGTTTCACCCAGCTATTGCTCTCTATTGATGAAAAAATACCATCGATCCAGAAAAGCTCGTGGATGATTCCCATCATTGAATATATAATACATGAAAAGCTCCCTGAAAATCGAGCCCAGGCTGCAAAAATCAGAAAGCAAGCGCCTACGTTTGTCTTTTTGAATAATGTTTTGTACAGACGATCCTATCAGGGCCCATTACTCAAATGCTTATCAGAAGATGAGGTAGCGTACGTTCTCCGGGAAATACACGAGGGATGCTGTGGTGAACACCTCGGTGGAACAGCTCTGTCTCGAAAAGCTATATTGGCTGGGTTTTGGTGGCCTCGGATGAATTAA